The region TCGTTGAGTCAAGCAAGCAGAGCTGGGCATAGACATGGCAGAATTTCCCTGTAGACAAGATTGCACTGTCGGTCAGCTCACCAGAGTAGACCGGGGTAGCTTTACGTCCCTTCAGCCAGAGGCAACTCCTAGCACTCAAAGTCGATGACAGACACGGCCTTCTCCACTTCGTTGAGCCTACGATCAGTGTAGCAGCACAGTGTACAGTGATTACTTCATCACACCTCTCTGGTGAATTCAGAGTGAAGACAGTCAAACACGAACGTCATGCCAACGAACTAGGCTGAACATATACCACTATATAGGAAAAATCCTCGATGTGTCATTGCAGCCGAAACGGCAAAATTTCTTCTTTCTCCGCATGAAGAGGCAGAGCAGTTTCAATATGATCACGCAGGCGGCACACTATCTGTTTACGGTTGCCAGGATGGGCAAGGAACGATAGAATCGCCTCGGGTAGGCGTTGTGTAATCTGCCGGGAAGTAGGTGAAGTACATGCGGACACGGGAAGAGATTTACGGGGCGCTGTTGGAGGAATGGTTAAGCAAAGGGCTCGATCGTCGGCAGTTTCTCCGGCTAGTCGCCATGGGTGCGAGCGCAACGTCGCTGGCCCTGATACTAGCCGCCTGTGGCGGCTCGAAGACCGGCTCGGTCAGCACGCCAGGCCAGCCAACCCGCCCAGCCAGTTCACCGACACCAGCTGGCACACCCACGCCAATCGCTCAGACAATTGGCAAGGCAGCGATGACGCCAAATCCAATGCCGACCTCGGCGCCGTTTGTCAATAAGCCATTCCTCATCGCCCTCAACGTCGAGCCTGACTCACTCGACGTCCATGACTCGTTCTTCAACGCCTCACTCGGCGTTGACAAGTGCATCTATGAGGGCTTAGTTGGACTCGATGACAAGATGCGTATCGTCAACCAGTTGGCTGAATCGTGGGAACCTTCGGCCCGACGGGAAAGGAATTCACCTTCCGGCTGGATGGGCAAATGGTTGCAACCATCGCCGCAAATCGTGACTTGGCTACCAGTTTGACGGTGCCGTCATCGATCACTTCAACATGGTCAAGCCAGGCTGCGAAGTACTGGTGGCGCTTCAGCCCGGTCTCGTTCAGAACCCGATCGAAGTTGGCTTTCACTGCCTGGGCGTTGAACGGCGTGCCGTCATGGAAAGTCACTCCTTTGCGCAGCCGGAAGGTGAATTCTTTCCCGTCGGCCGAAGGTTCCCACGATTCAGCCAACTGGTTGACGATACGCATCTTGTCATCGAGTCCAACTAAGCCCTCATAGATGCACTTGTCAACGCCGAGTGAGGCGTTGAAGAACGAGTCATGGACGTCGAGTGAGTCAGGCTCGACGTTGAGGGCGATGAGGAATGGCTTATTGACAAACGGCGCCGAGGTCGGCATTGGATTTGGCGTCATCGCTGCCTTGCCAATTGTCTGAGCGATTGGCGTGGGTGTGCCAGCTGGTGTCGGTGAACTGGCTGGGCGGGTTGGCTGGCCTGGCGTGCTGACCGAGCCGGTCTTCGAGCCGCCACAGGCGGCTAGTATCAGGGCCAGCGACGTTGCGCTCGCACCCATGGCGACTAGCCGGAGAAACTGCCGACGATCGAGCCCTTTGCTTAACCATTCCTCCAACAGCGCCCCGTAAATCTCTTCCCGTGTCCGCATGTACTTCACCTACTTCCCGGCAGATTACACAACGCCTACCCGAGGCGATTCTATCGTTCCTTGCCCATCCTGGCAACCGTAAACAGATAGTGTGCCGCCTGCGTGATCATATTGAAACTGCTCTGCCTCTTCATGCGGAGAAAGAAGAAATTTTGCCGTTTCGGCTGCAATGACACATCGAGGATTTTTCCTATATAGTGGTATATGTTCAGCCTAGTTCGTTGGCATGACGTTCGTGTTTGACTGTCTTCACTCTGAATTCACCAGAGAGGTGTGATGAAGTAATCACTGTACACTGTGCTGCTACACTGATCGTAGGCTCAACGAAGTGGAGAAGGCCGTGTCTGTCATCGACTTTGAGTGCTAGGAGTTGCCTCTGGCTGAAGGGACGTAAAGCTACCCCGGTCTACTCTGGTGAGCTGACCGACAGTGCAATCTTGTCTACAGGGAAATTCTGCCATGTCTATGCCCAGCTCTGCTTGCTTGACTCAACGAGGAAACGAGTTTTCCGGCGTGTTCTGGCACAGGTTCGGACTGGTGCCCGTTGCTGTTGAGATTGCCTCTTGGCTGTTTTGTGTGCCCCAGCATCTTTGGAAAAGACAGCGACCAGAAAGCAGCGGAACAAATCCGCGTGATGCCAGGGGTGAGACGCTGGCGAGGGCGGATGGGAGTCGAACCCACCAGCGCCGGGACGACCGACGCCCAGCGATTTTGAAGTTTGCCGACCAACGTGTTGGTGCGTGCTAGTGTATCCGTTCTGTGCGTTCGTATGCGCCTGTGGTATCGTTGGAGTGCTGCGCTGTCCGGCCAGTGCTGGCGTGGTTGCTAACTGGATTGCTGACTGACTCGACGGAAGGAGTGTGTGCGATGGGTATAGGACACTGGTTCCTTTTCGACTGGCGTATCGTCGGTTGGTGCGCGACCCCACACACAGAGAACCTCGTGGCGCAGATCGAAGAAGTGTTGCAGGAGGCGGGACTCGTCTGCGACATGGCACGGGAAGAGTGCGGTCTCGGCGCGGCTGCGTATCGGGGACAACTCTACCGGGATGCGGACGATACCACAGTGGTCCAGCTTCAGGCGGTCTGGGAAGGCGACGGACGCTGGGCGCTCCACGCGCTGCAGTTCTTCCGCTCCCCGTGGTCCAGTACCTCCAAGAGTCTCGCGCTCGCCACCGCCCTGCAACCCCTTCCAGCCCAGCCCCCCACCCCACAGGCGCTAACGTTTATCAACCATCTGGCCGCAGGCGGCTTTCTCCCCCGAGCCTGGTCAGTGATTGTTGATGCGCCGAGCGCCGCGGTCGAGTCCTGGCTCCGTGCCACGGTCTTCCCGCGGAAACGGTCTAGAGGGTATGGTGTTTCCCTGACCGATGCCTGGGGAGTACGCGTCGGCGACGGTGATTTGCCGTACGTGGTCACCATCGACAAGGCCGACTACTGGGTCTGGGATCTTCTGGCTTCACCGCGCTGGGTCTCTTTACCCACCGGCAACTGGTGGGTTGTCCCGACCATGGCAGCCGTCACCCGACCCGAGGTCGCACCGATCACGCATATCCCACAACCCGTTCAGAGTGGTCTCGCTCTCCGGATCGCGGAATATCACGGGCGCACGACAATCGACTGCTACACGTTTCTCCCCGTCCATTGTCTCCTCGACCGGCTGGTTCGGCTCTTCCGGGAAGGGGATGCGCGGGTCCTTTTCCCCGTGCGCATCGAGCATGACGACCGCGCAGCAGAAGCGTGGCTACTCGCGCTCTATCTCCGCTCCCCGCGGGACGAGGTCACAGAGCACCTCCAAAAACTCTCCGGCGCCAAACATATGGTTGCCGAGCTCTTCTTGAAGGGGTTGACGCT is a window of Thermorudis peleae DNA encoding:
- a CDS encoding ABC transporter substrate-binding protein, whose protein sequence is MRTREEIYGALLEEWLSKGLDRRQFLRLVAMGASATSLALILAACGGSKTGSVSTPGQPTRPASSPTPAGTPTPIAQTIGKAAMTPNPMPTSAPFVNKPFLIALNVEPDSLDVHDSFFNASLGVDKCIYEGLVGLDDKMRIVNQLAESWEPSADGKEFTFRLRKGVTFHDGTPFNAQAVKANFDRVLNETGLKRHQYFAAWLDHVEVIDDGTVKLVAKSRFAAMVATICPSSRKVNSFPVGPKVPTIQPTG